In Streptomyces liangshanensis, the DNA window GCTCAACCGCCTGACCTCACCGTCAGGTGATCCACAACCAGGGAACAGCCGGGCCCCCAACTCGGTCTCCCGCCCCCAAGGCTCCACGCGACGGGTGCCTGCCCCAACAGGTCCCATGCCCTCACCATTTGGGTAAGTCGTCGGCCGCGCTGGACTCCGCCGAGTCCAGCGCGGTCTTTTTTGTGCCCGCGTCCGGCCCCGGGAGGGGGCTGTCCGGCGCCTGTCAGGACGCTGTGTGGAGGGTGGGGCGGATGCTTCTGGAGGGGTTCGGAGGAGGGTGCCATTGCACATATTAAATTGCCGGATTGTAGGGCGGGCGTAAGTGACCCTCTGGTAGAAAATGGTTCGGTGACTCCCGTCACACTTCGCGGGCCTTGCCAAGGACGGTTCGGCGCCTGCCCTGATCACCGTGATTCAGTCCTGGGCTCACTCTTCCGTGTCTGTTTCGGTGGGCGACGGGGTGTCGGACCGGTCGTCGGGCCGGGTGCCGGGGTAGGCGTCCGGATAGCCGTCCGGCCCCGACACCGGTTCCATGGCGAGCCGTTGGAGGCGATGGCAGACCCCGCAGCGACGTGTCAGGTGCCCCTGACCCGCCGCGGCCGCCAGATGGGCACGCAGCAGTGCCCGAGTCTCGTGTCTCGTCGCTGAAGCCGCCACGCCCACCACCCCCGGTGCGGGTCCCCGGCCACGGGAAAGGGGACCCTCATCTGTAGGTACCCCCGCCGGAAGACGTCGTCAAGGCGCCCCGGAGCCCCCGCTGCGGATTTGGGCCTTCCGTGACTGCGGCGTGGAAGGGCCTTTCCCCGTACGAGAGGACCACTTGCCCACCCGGTAAGGAGCCGCTCCGGGACCGCCGGCCCGGGGGCCGCCCCTGAGGCCGCCCCGGGCAGCCGCCCGACGGCCGGCCGCGCGCGGGCATGAAGAAGGCCCCGCGTCCACGACGCGGGGCCTTCTCGATACTGCGGTCCTGACGGGATTTGAACCCGCGGCCTCCACCTTGACAGGGTGGCGAGCACTCCAAACTGCTCCACAGGACCAGATTCGCGGCCGCTTTCACCCGGCTGCGAAACGAGACTCTACAGCAGCTCGGAGGGTGCGGTCGAACTGACCGGCGGCGGCCCCCCGGTCACGGGGCGGCCGCGTCGATCGCCTTCACGATCCGCTTGTCCGAGACGGGCTGCGACGTCCCCAGCGCGTGCGCGAAGTAGCTCACCCGCAGCTCCTCGATCATCCAGCGGATGTCCAGGACCTCCCGCGGCACCGGCCGGCCGCGCGGCAGCTGTTCGAGCAGCCACGCGTACTCGTCCCGCATCTCGTGGACCTTCTCCATGCGTGTCGTGTCGCGCTGGACGTTGGTCGGCATCTGCTGCAACCGCCGGTCCACCGCGACCAGGTAGCGCATCAGGTCCGGCAGCCGCCGCAGCCCCGTACGCGTCACGAAGCCGGCCGGTACGAGGGCCGCCAGCTGGTCCTTGACGTCCTGCACGTTGTTCAGCAGCACCAGGCTGTTCGTGGCCTTCAGACGGCGCTCACAGGCCTGCCAGGCCGCCAGGATCTGCTGCACCTGGCCGACCGTCCGTACCGTCGCGTCCACGAGGTCGGCGCGGACCTTGTCGTACAGCTTCCGGAACGATTCCTCGTCCCAGGCCGGACCCCCGTGGTCGGCGATCAGCTTGTCCGCCGCCGCCGTGGCGCAGTCCTCGAACAGCGCCTGCACCGAGCCGTGCGGATTGCGGGACAGCGCGAGCTTGTGCTGGTTGGTCAGCTTGTCCGAGGCGAACTTCGCCGGGTTCACCGGGATGTTGAGCAGGATCAGCCGCCGGGTCCCCGCCCACATCGCCTGCTGCTGCTCGGCCTCCGTGTCGAAGAGCCGTACGGACACGGTCGCGCCCTGGTCGACCAGCGCGGGGTACGCCTTGACCGGCTGCCCGGCCCGCCGTGTCTCGAAGATCCGGACCAGCGACCCGATCGTCCAGTCCGTCAGCCCCGACCGCTCGATGGCCTCCCCGCCGTCCCGCTCCGCGGTCGCCGCGGCGGCCTTGGAGAGGGCCTGGCGGGCCTTGGGCCGCAGCTGGAGCTTGAGCGCGTCCAGATCCTTGTCCTCGGCGAGCCGCTTGCGCCGCTCGTCCACGATCCGGAA includes these proteins:
- a CDS encoding DUF6274 family protein; the protein is MVGVAASATRHETRALLRAHLAAAAGQGHLTRRCGVCHRLQRLAMEPVSGPDGYPDAYPGTRPDDRSDTPSPTETDTEE